One window from the genome of Nomascus leucogenys isolate Asia chromosome 12, Asia_NLE_v1, whole genome shotgun sequence encodes:
- the FASLG gene encoding tumor necrosis factor ligand superfamily member 6 isoform X1 translates to MQQPFNYPYPQIYWVDSSASSPWAPPGTVLPCPSSVPRRPGQRRPPPPPPPPPLPPPPPPPLPPLPLPPPKKRGNHSTGLCLLVMFFMVLVALVGLGLGMFQLFHLQKELAELRESTSQRHTASSLEKQIGHPSPPPEKKELRKVAHLTGKPSSRSMPLEWEDTYGIVLLSGVKYKKGGLVINETGLYFVYSKVYFRGQSCNNLPLSHKVYLRNSKYPQDLVMMEGKMMSYCTTGQMWARSSYLGAVFNLTSADHLYVNVSELSLVNFEESQTFFGLYKL, encoded by the exons ATGCAGCAGCCCTTCAATTACCCATATCCCCAGATCTACTGGGTGGACAGCAGTGCCAGCTCTCCCTGGGCCCCTCCAGGCACAGTTCTTCCCTGTCCATCCTCTGTGCCCAGAAGGCCTGGTCAAAGGAGGCCACCACCAccgccgccgccaccaccactaccacctccGCCGCCACCACCACTGCCTCCACTACCGCTGCCACCCCCGAAGAAGAGAGGGAACCACAGCACAGGCCTGTGTCTCCTTGTGATGTTTTTCATGGTTCTGGTTGCCTTGGTAGGATTGGGCCTGGGGATGTTTCAGCTCTTCCACCTACAGAAGGAGCTGGCAGAACTCCGAGAG TCTACCAGCCAGAGGCATACAGCATCATCTTTGGAGAAGCAAATAG GCCACCCCAGTCCACCCCCTGAGAAAAAGGAGCTGAGGAAAGTGGCCCATTTAACAG GCAAGCCCAGCTCAAGGTCCATGCCTCTGGAATGGGAAGACACCTATGGAATTGTCCTGCTTTCTGGAGTGAAGTATAAGAAGGGTGGCCTTGTGATCAATGAAACTGGGCTGTACTTTGTATATTCCAAAGTATACTTCCGGGGTCAGTCTTGCAACAACCTGCCCCTGAGCCACAAGGTCTACTTGAGGAACTCTAAGTATCCCCAGGATCTGGTGATGATGGAGGGGAAGATGATGAGCTACTGCACTACTGGGCAGATGTGGGCCCGCAGCAGCTACCTGGGGGCAGTGTTCAATCTTACCAGTGCTGATCATTTATATGTCAATGTATCTGAGCTCTCTCTGGTCAATTTTGAGGAATCTCAGACGTTTTTTGGCTTATATAAGCTCTAA
- the FASLG gene encoding tumor necrosis factor ligand superfamily member 6 isoform X2 — MQQPFNYPYPQIYWVDSSASSPWAPPGTVLPCPSSVPRRPGQRRPPPPPPPPPLPPPPPPPLPPLPLPPPKKRGNHSTGLCLLVMFFMVLVALVGLGLGMFQLFHLQKELAELREATPVHPLRKRS; from the exons ATGCAGCAGCCCTTCAATTACCCATATCCCCAGATCTACTGGGTGGACAGCAGTGCCAGCTCTCCCTGGGCCCCTCCAGGCACAGTTCTTCCCTGTCCATCCTCTGTGCCCAGAAGGCCTGGTCAAAGGAGGCCACCACCAccgccgccgccaccaccactaccacctccGCCGCCACCACCACTGCCTCCACTACCGCTGCCACCCCCGAAGAAGAGAGGGAACCACAGCACAGGCCTGTGTCTCCTTGTGATGTTTTTCATGGTTCTGGTTGCCTTGGTAGGATTGGGCCTGGGGATGTTTCAGCTCTTCCACCTACAGAAGGAGCTGGCAGAACTCCGAGAG GCCACCCCAGTCCACCCCCTGAGAAAAAGGAGCTGA